The Streptomyces sp. Alt3 genome has a segment encoding these proteins:
- a CDS encoding response regulator transcription factor: MRVLVAEDEEILAELVATGLRRAGFAVDTVYSGDAALAYLGLHDYDVVVLDRDLPRVHGDDVARRLVATGSRTRILMLTASGTMEDRVEGLDLGADDYVSKPFEFPELVSRVRALRRRSARPVPPQLERHGIRLDSVRRAATRDGRDLDLSPKEFTVLQLLLEADGATVSAEELLERAWDANADPFTGAVRVCMSKLRAKLGEPALIRTVQGVGYAL, from the coding sequence ATGCGGGTACTGGTCGCCGAGGACGAGGAGATTCTGGCGGAACTGGTGGCGACCGGGCTGCGGCGCGCCGGATTCGCCGTGGACACCGTGTACAGCGGGGACGCGGCACTCGCCTATCTGGGACTGCACGACTACGACGTGGTCGTCCTGGACCGGGATCTTCCCCGGGTGCACGGTGACGACGTGGCCCGCAGGCTCGTGGCGACCGGCTCGCGCACCAGGATCCTGATGCTCACCGCCTCGGGGACCATGGAGGACCGGGTGGAGGGGCTCGATCTGGGTGCCGACGACTACGTGAGCAAGCCCTTCGAGTTCCCCGAGCTGGTGTCACGGGTGCGTGCCCTGCGGCGCCGCAGCGCCCGTCCGGTCCCACCGCAGCTGGAGAGACACGGCATCAGGCTCGACAGTGTCCGCCGTGCCGCCACCCGGGACGGGCGGGACCTCGATCTGTCGCCGAAGGAGTTCACCGTGCTGCAGCTGCTGCTGGAGGCCGACGGGGCCACCGTCAGCGCCGAGGAACTGCTGGAGCGGGCCTGGGACGCCAACGCGGACCCCTTCACGGGCGCAGTACGCGTCTGTATGAGCAAGCTCCGCGCCAAGCTGGGAGAACCGGCGCTGATCCGCACGGTGCAGGGCGTCGGGTACGCCCTGTGA
- a CDS encoding AI-2E family transporter, which translates to MPTRKPLLPDAARRTAAWCGVLLLAVGVAAVAVWLSVALKTAVTPVLLALLGTALLGPVQRWLTAHGVNRSVAAGLTCAALVAVVGGAGYIVVTALVDSGDQIVQSLKDAAQWVIDHFDIEGVANVDDLADNAKGLVEKFGASAAGGLLSGISLIGSLVTTSVLALLLTFFFLRDSDRAARFAHSIAPRGTGDLVEAMGRRAFEAVEGFMRGTTFIALIDALCITVGLLILRVPGAAGLGALVFVGAYIPYLGAFISGAVAVLVALADRGIVIALWALGVVVAVQVLEGHVLQPVIQSRTVQMHPAMIMIALTAGASVAGLLGMLLAVPLCAAAVGVIGELRKGYAAGGEGPEVTGRS; encoded by the coding sequence CTGCCCGACGCCGCGCGGCGGACGGCCGCCTGGTGCGGCGTTCTGCTCCTGGCCGTCGGCGTCGCGGCAGTGGCGGTCTGGCTGAGCGTGGCGCTCAAGACCGCGGTCACCCCGGTCCTGCTGGCGCTCCTCGGCACCGCGCTCCTCGGCCCCGTCCAGCGCTGGCTGACCGCCCACGGGGTGAACCGGTCGGTGGCCGCCGGACTCACGTGCGCCGCGCTCGTCGCGGTGGTCGGGGGCGCCGGATACATCGTCGTCACCGCGCTCGTCGACAGCGGCGACCAGATCGTGCAGTCGCTGAAGGACGCCGCGCAGTGGGTCATCGACCACTTCGACATCGAGGGCGTGGCGAACGTCGACGACCTGGCGGACAACGCCAAGGGACTCGTCGAGAAGTTCGGTGCGAGCGCGGCGGGCGGACTGCTCAGCGGGATCAGCCTCATCGGGTCGCTCGTGACCACGAGTGTCCTGGCGCTGTTGCTGACCTTCTTCTTCCTCCGCGACTCCGACCGTGCCGCGCGCTTCGCCCACAGCATCGCCCCCCGTGGCACGGGTGACCTCGTGGAGGCCATGGGCCGCAGGGCCTTCGAGGCCGTCGAGGGGTTCATGCGCGGCACCACCTTCATCGCCCTGATCGACGCGCTGTGCATCACGGTGGGCCTGCTGATCCTGCGGGTGCCGGGCGCGGCGGGGCTGGGCGCGCTGGTGTTCGTCGGCGCCTACATCCCCTATCTGGGGGCCTTCATCTCCGGTGCCGTCGCCGTGCTGGTCGCGCTCGCGGACCGGGGCATCGTGATCGCGCTCTGGGCGCTGGGAGTGGTGGTCGCCGTGCAGGTGCTGGAGGGCCATGTGCTCCAGCCCGTCATCCAGAGCCGGACCGTCCAGATGCACCCCGCCATGATCATGATCGCGCTGACCGCGGGGGCGAGTGTCGCGGGGCTGCTGGGCATGCTGCTGGCGGTGCCCCTGTGCGCCGCGGCGGTCGGGGTGATCGGCGAGCTGCGCAAGGGGTACGCCGCCGGTGGCGAGGGGCCCGAGGTCACCGGTCGTTCATGA
- a CDS encoding ATP-binding SpoIIE family protein phosphatase → MRTEEILAAIGTGLWSWDSSSGTVAFDAEAARLVGLPAEATVRPGEEVRPRFHPADWNEIDGIVNFAIAEGTLAEARIRIVDEDGEVVRTVRSRSKPVPLDTPGRHTYVLMGILQEVAPPSEATAAQTPLTGDWRRSREAFLLDAGRALAEAGSTEEVLRVAGSLSMPGFSPDGLAVFGVSGERLTVIGHHGHNIGDEKPFTDMLLETDYPAAEVVRTGQAIYLASPEEYRQRFPTTWPLASSFGRRSWAFLPLISSGRTMGAWMAGFRHNVAFSPDERSVLNTVARMLAQALTRAGTAETERELSLGLQRAMRPSLGPDVPGLSVAARYIPTGGGLQVGGDWYDMIPLPNGRIALVIGDVQGHDVRAAGLMGQLRIALRAYASEGHRPDAVLSRASRFLSGLTESYDLADDEDRSDATRFATCLYAEVDPEAGTLDIARAGHPDPVVISVDGTAVIRQTAGGLPLGVENDADYPTTRVVLGPGETIMLCTDGLIETGGHDMATGWARLRPVLEKPVDDLEELAEALVQAVHGPGSHYTTGPLVDRREDDIAVLVLRREVARTRRIPGRRSAMTIAQAEPERIAAARQQLRALLHDWADAEQVDSAELMVSEMATNVLVHTDGDALLVAEVTGEPGERRLRVEVADASDELPHKRRPGEMASSGRGLVLMEMLADAWGVDPRGEGKSIWFELYESAEPTELAAAGS, encoded by the coding sequence ATGCGCACCGAGGAGATCCTGGCTGCGATCGGGACCGGTCTGTGGAGCTGGGACAGCTCATCGGGCACGGTCGCGTTCGACGCGGAGGCGGCACGGCTGGTGGGACTGCCCGCCGAGGCCACCGTCCGCCCCGGCGAGGAGGTGCGTCCCCGCTTCCACCCGGCCGACTGGAACGAGATCGACGGCATCGTGAACTTCGCGATCGCCGAGGGCACGCTGGCCGAGGCCAGGATTCGCATCGTGGACGAGGACGGCGAGGTCGTACGCACGGTCCGCTCCCGGTCCAAGCCGGTTCCGCTGGACACCCCCGGTCGCCACACGTACGTGCTGATGGGCATCCTCCAGGAGGTCGCCCCGCCCTCGGAGGCCACCGCGGCGCAGACCCCCCTCACGGGCGACTGGCGGCGGTCACGGGAGGCGTTCCTGCTGGACGCCGGACGGGCGCTGGCCGAGGCGGGGTCCACGGAGGAGGTGCTGCGGGTCGCCGGTTCGCTCTCCATGCCCGGGTTCTCGCCGGACGGACTGGCCGTCTTCGGGGTCTCGGGCGAACGGCTGACCGTCATCGGCCACCACGGACACAACATCGGTGACGAGAAGCCGTTCACGGACATGCTGCTGGAGACCGACTATCCGGCTGCCGAGGTCGTCCGCACCGGGCAGGCGATCTACCTCGCGTCGCCCGAGGAGTACCGGCAGCGCTTCCCCACCACCTGGCCCCTCGCCAGCAGCTTCGGACGCCGGTCCTGGGCCTTTCTGCCGCTCATCTCGTCGGGCCGCACCATGGGCGCCTGGATGGCCGGGTTCCGCCACAACGTGGCCTTCTCGCCTGACGAGCGGTCCGTGCTGAACACGGTGGCACGCATGCTGGCCCAGGCGCTGACGCGCGCCGGCACCGCCGAGACCGAGCGCGAGCTGTCGCTGGGCCTCCAGAGGGCGATGAGGCCGTCCCTCGGCCCGGATGTGCCCGGCCTGTCGGTGGCGGCCCGCTACATCCCGACGGGAGGGGGACTCCAGGTGGGCGGCGACTGGTACGACATGATCCCGCTCCCCAACGGCCGTATCGCCCTCGTCATCGGAGACGTCCAGGGGCACGACGTGCGGGCGGCGGGGCTGATGGGCCAGCTGCGGATCGCTCTGCGCGCGTACGCGTCCGAGGGGCACCGCCCCGACGCGGTGCTCTCCCGGGCCTCACGTTTCCTGTCCGGGCTGACGGAGTCCTACGACCTCGCCGACGACGAGGACCGGTCCGACGCGACGCGCTTCGCGACCTGCCTGTACGCGGAGGTCGACCCCGAGGCCGGCACGCTCGACATCGCCCGGGCCGGACACCCCGACCCGGTGGTGATCAGCGTCGACGGCACCGCCGTGATCCGGCAGACCGCCGGAGGTCTGCCGCTGGGCGTGGAGAACGACGCGGACTACCCGACCACCCGTGTCGTGCTGGGGCCGGGCGAGACGATCATGCTGTGCACGGACGGGCTCATCGAGACCGGCGGACACGACATGGCGACGGGATGGGCCAGGCTCCGGCCGGTCCTGGAGAAGCCCGTCGACGACCTGGAGGAGCTCGCGGAAGCTCTCGTCCAGGCCGTGCACGGCCCGGGCTCGCACTACACGACCGGGCCGCTGGTGGACCGGCGTGAGGACGACATCGCGGTGCTGGTGCTGCGCCGCGAGGTCGCCCGTACGCGCAGGATCCCGGGCAGGCGATCGGCGATGACCATCGCCCAGGCGGAGCCCGAGCGGATCGCGGCCGCCCGACAGCAGTTGCGGGCGCTGCTGCACGACTGGGCCGACGCGGAACAGGTCGACTCGGCCGAGCTCATGGTCTCCGAGATGGCCACGAACGTACTCGTCCACACCGACGGGGACGCGCTGCTCGTGGCGGAGGTGACGGGTGAGCCGGGCGAGCGGCGGCTGCGCGTCGAGGTGGCCGACGCCAGCGACGAGCTGCCGCACAAGCGGCGGCCGGGGGAGATGGCGTCCAGCGGCCGCGGACTGGTGCTGATGGAGATGCTCGCCGACGCCTGGGGGGTGGACCCGAGGGGCGAGGGGAAGTCGATCTGGTTCGAGCTGTACGAGTCGGCGGAGCCGACGGAACTGGCCGCCGCCGGATCATGA
- the aspS gene encoding aspartate--tRNA ligase yields the protein MHRYRSHTCGELRASDVGTDVRLSGWLHNRRDLGGILFIDLRDHYGLVQLVARPGTPGNDALAKLTKETVVRIDGKVSARGADNVNPELPTGEIEIEVTEVEVLGEAGPLPFTINTEDGVNEERRLEYRFLDLRRERMHRNIMLRSAVIASIRSKMVALGFNEMATPILTATSPEGARDFVVPSRLNPGKFYALPQAPQQFKQLLMISGFDRYFQIAPCFRDEDARADRSPGEFYQLDVEMSFVEQEDVFQPIEKLMTELFEEFGNGRHVTSPFPRIPFRESMLKYGNDKPDLRAKLELVDISDVFADSGFKAFAGKHVRALPVPDTAGQSRKFFDGLGEYAVEHGAKGLAWVRVGEDGTLAGPIAKFLTETDVKTLTERLSLVPGHAVFFGAGEFDEVSKIMSAVRVEAAKRAGHFEEGVFRFCWVVDFPMYEKDEETGRIDFSHNPFSMPQGGLEDLETKDPLDILAWQYDIVCNGIELSSGAIRNHEPELMIKAFEIAGYDRETVEHEFAGMLRAFRLGAPPHGGIAPGVDRIVMLLADEPNIRETIAFPLNGNAQDLMMGAPTVLDEVRLRELNIQLRKPAASAKEKAEAKDSVARDTGAK from the coding sequence ATGCATCGGTACAGGTCCCACACCTGCGGCGAGCTCCGCGCCTCTGACGTCGGCACCGACGTCCGGCTGAGCGGCTGGCTGCACAATCGCCGAGACCTGGGCGGCATCCTCTTCATCGATCTGCGCGACCACTACGGTCTGGTGCAGCTCGTCGCCCGCCCCGGCACCCCCGGCAACGACGCCCTGGCGAAGCTGACCAAGGAGACCGTCGTCCGGATCGACGGCAAGGTCTCCGCGCGCGGCGCCGACAACGTCAACCCGGAGCTCCCGACCGGTGAGATCGAGATCGAGGTCACCGAGGTCGAGGTGCTGGGCGAGGCCGGACCGCTGCCCTTCACGATCAACACCGAGGACGGCGTCAACGAGGAGCGGCGCCTGGAGTACCGCTTCCTCGACCTGCGCCGTGAGCGCATGCACCGCAACATCATGCTGCGCTCGGCCGTGATCGCGTCCATCCGCTCCAAGATGGTCGCCCTGGGCTTCAACGAGATGGCGACGCCGATCCTCACCGCGACCTCTCCCGAGGGCGCCCGTGACTTCGTGGTCCCGTCCCGGCTGAACCCGGGCAAGTTCTACGCCCTCCCGCAGGCGCCGCAGCAGTTCAAGCAGCTGCTGATGATCTCCGGCTTCGACCGGTACTTCCAGATCGCGCCCTGCTTCCGCGACGAGGACGCCCGCGCCGACCGTTCGCCGGGCGAGTTCTACCAGCTCGACGTCGAGATGTCGTTCGTCGAGCAGGAGGACGTCTTCCAGCCGATCGAGAAGCTCATGACCGAGCTCTTCGAGGAGTTCGGCAACGGCCGCCACGTCACCTCGCCGTTCCCGCGCATCCCGTTCCGCGAGTCGATGCTGAAGTACGGCAACGACAAGCCGGACCTCCGGGCCAAGCTGGAGCTCGTCGACATCTCCGACGTCTTCGCCGACTCCGGGTTCAAGGCGTTCGCCGGCAAGCACGTCCGCGCCCTGCCGGTGCCGGACACCGCGGGTCAGTCCCGGAAGTTCTTCGACGGCCTCGGTGAGTACGCCGTCGAGCACGGCGCCAAGGGCCTCGCCTGGGTCCGCGTCGGCGAGGACGGCACGCTGGCGGGACCGATCGCCAAGTTCCTCACCGAGACGGACGTCAAGACGCTCACCGAGCGGCTCTCCCTCGTTCCCGGCCACGCGGTCTTCTTCGGGGCGGGCGAGTTCGACGAGGTCTCCAAGATCATGTCCGCCGTCCGTGTCGAGGCCGCGAAGCGCGCCGGGCACTTCGAGGAGGGCGTCTTCCGGTTCTGCTGGGTCGTCGACTTCCCGATGTACGAGAAGGACGAGGAGACGGGCCGGATCGACTTCTCCCACAACCCCTTCTCGATGCCGCAGGGCGGCCTGGAGGACCTGGAGACGAAGGACCCGCTGGACATCCTCGCCTGGCAGTACGACATCGTCTGCAACGGCATCGAGCTGTCCTCCGGCGCCATCCGTAACCACGAGCCCGAGCTGATGATCAAGGCCTTCGAGATCGCCGGCTACGACCGCGAGACCGTCGAGCACGAGTTCGCGGGCATGCTCCGCGCCTTCCGTCTCGGCGCCCCGCCGCACGGTGGCATCGCCCCGGGTGTCGACCGCATCGTGATGCTGCTCGCCGACGAGCCGAACATCCGCGAGACGATCGCCTTCCCGCTCAACGGCAACGCCCAGGACCTGATGATGGGCGCCCCGACCGTGCTTGACGAGGTGCGGCTGCGCGAGCTGAACATCCAGCTCCGCAAGCCCGCCGCCTCGGCCAAGGAGAAGGCCGAGGCCAAGGACTCCGTGGCGAGGGACACCGGCGCGAAGTAG
- the metG gene encoding methionine--tRNA ligase, with protein MAATGSEKQGGDGVKSFYVSTPIYYVNDAPHLGHAYTTVAGDVLTRWHRQRGEKVWYLTGTDEHGQKIMRTAEANNVTPQAWCDKLVEEAWKPLWEHLNIANDDFIRTTEKRHTDRVQEFVQDLFDKDQIYKGGYEGPYCVGCEEYKLPGDLIEAEDGTKLCPIHKKPVELLKEENYFFKLSEYGPKLMEFYAANPDFIQPESARNEIVNFVKQGLQDLSISRSTFDWGVPVPWDPKHVIYVWIDALLNYATAVGYGANQEKFDGTFPADVHLIGKDILRFHSVIWPAMLMAQGLPLPGKVVANGWLMVGGEKMSKSNLTGIKPQDLTSHFGVDAYRWYFLRAIAYGSDGSFSWEDFSARYTSELANDYGNLASRVAAMVGKYFGGALPEATADGDAERAVQEGLAQAVATADARIGEELDFQGGILAIFDFVKQVNGYITEQEPWKVAKDTSPEGQARLAAILYTAAESLRGVAVLLNSVMPDTSQKLWDSLGAEASLGALADQRVQDAGRWGQLPAGATVTKGAVLFPRLEEKPA; from the coding sequence ATGGCGGCCACTGGATCCGAGAAGCAAGGGGGCGACGGCGTGAAGAGTTTCTACGTATCGACCCCCATTTACTACGTCAACGACGCTCCTCACCTGGGCCACGCCTACACGACCGTCGCAGGCGACGTGCTCACCCGCTGGCACCGCCAGCGCGGCGAGAAGGTGTGGTACCTCACCGGCACGGACGAGCACGGTCAGAAGATCATGCGCACGGCCGAGGCGAACAACGTCACCCCCCAGGCCTGGTGCGACAAGCTCGTCGAGGAGGCCTGGAAGCCCCTCTGGGAGCACCTGAACATCGCGAACGACGACTTCATCCGGACGACGGAGAAGCGGCACACGGACCGTGTGCAGGAGTTCGTGCAGGACCTCTTCGACAAGGACCAGATCTACAAGGGCGGGTACGAAGGCCCGTACTGCGTGGGCTGCGAGGAGTACAAGCTCCCCGGGGACCTGATCGAGGCCGAGGACGGCACGAAGCTGTGCCCGATCCACAAGAAGCCGGTGGAGCTCCTCAAGGAGGAGAACTACTTCTTCAAGCTGAGCGAGTACGGCCCGAAGCTCATGGAGTTCTACGCGGCCAACCCGGACTTCATCCAGCCCGAGTCCGCCCGCAACGAGATCGTGAACTTCGTCAAGCAGGGTCTCCAGGACCTGTCGATCTCGCGCTCCACCTTCGACTGGGGCGTCCCGGTCCCGTGGGACCCGAAGCACGTGATCTACGTGTGGATCGACGCCCTGCTCAACTACGCCACGGCGGTCGGCTACGGCGCCAACCAGGAGAAGTTCGACGGCACCTTCCCGGCGGACGTCCACCTGATCGGCAAGGACATCCTGCGCTTCCACTCGGTCATCTGGCCGGCCATGCTGATGGCGCAGGGTCTTCCGCTGCCCGGCAAGGTCGTCGCCAACGGCTGGCTGATGGTCGGCGGCGAGAAGATGTCGAAGTCGAACCTGACGGGAATCAAGCCGCAGGACCTGACCTCGCACTTCGGCGTGGACGCCTACCGCTGGTACTTCCTGCGGGCCATCGCGTACGGCAGCGACGGCTCCTTCTCGTGGGAGGACTTCAGCGCCCGCTACACCTCCGAGCTGGCCAACGACTACGGCAACCTCGCCTCGCGCGTCGCGGCCATGGTCGGCAAGTACTTCGGCGGTGCGCTCCCGGAGGCCACGGCCGACGGTGACGCCGAGCGTGCGGTCCAGGAGGGTCTGGCGCAGGCGGTCGCCACGGCGGACGCCAGGATCGGCGAGGAGCTGGACTTCCAGGGCGGCATCCTGGCGATCTTCGACTTCGTGAAGCAGGTCAACGGCTACATCACGGAGCAGGAGCCCTGGAAGGTCGCCAAGGACACGTCGCCGGAGGGCCAGGCCCGTCTCGCGGCCATCCTCTACACGGCGGCCGAGTCGCTGCGCGGTGTCGCGGTCCTGCTGAACTCCGTGATGCCGGACACCTCGCAGAAGCTGTGGGACTCCCTGGGCGCCGAGGCGTCCCTGGGCGCCCTGGCCGACCAGCGGGTCCAGGACGCGGGCCGCTGGGGACAGCTGCCCGCGGGCGCGACGGTGACGAAGGGCGCGGTGCTTTTCCCGCGCCTGGAGGAGAAGCCCGCGTAA
- a CDS encoding intradiol ring-cleavage dioxygenase, whose translation MTENQGPAHKKDMTRRRVILAGGAVVAAAGVGAGAVATASAGEEKSAASATKAGQGEVCYRLTSETTEGPYYIDADKIRKDITEDKEGIPLTLRLKVIDSDTCKPLKKAAVDIWHCDALGIYSGYESMSQGGPGGGTPPSGAPTDAPTGVPTDAPSGTPTGTPPSGGPGGGGGHSEPTDDERYLRGTQLTDQHGFVEFTTIFPGWYQGRAVHIHTKVHVGGKMTDAGYEGGHTCHTGQFFFDESAVLDSAEEEPYSTSTTTRTTLTEDTIYDRSGVTGGLLKLSYRKGRMARGVTGSITMGVDPDETHDGTGL comes from the coding sequence ATGACAGAGAATCAGGGACCCGCACACAAGAAGGACATGACCCGGCGCAGGGTGATCCTGGCCGGTGGAGCGGTCGTGGCCGCAGCCGGAGTCGGGGCAGGTGCCGTCGCCACCGCCTCGGCCGGCGAGGAGAAGAGCGCCGCCTCCGCCACGAAGGCCGGGCAGGGCGAGGTGTGTTACCGGCTGACCTCGGAGACCACCGAGGGCCCGTACTACATCGACGCCGACAAGATCCGGAAGGACATCACCGAGGACAAGGAGGGCATCCCTCTGACCCTCCGCCTCAAGGTGATCGACTCCGACACGTGCAAGCCGCTGAAGAAGGCGGCTGTCGACATCTGGCACTGCGACGCGCTGGGGATCTACTCCGGCTACGAGAGCATGAGCCAGGGCGGCCCCGGCGGCGGCACCCCGCCGAGCGGGGCCCCGACCGACGCGCCGACCGGCGTACCCACCGACGCACCGAGCGGCACCCCCACCGGGACGCCCCCGTCCGGCGGCCCGGGCGGTGGCGGCGGGCACAGCGAACCCACCGACGACGAGCGCTACCTGCGGGGTACCCAGCTCACCGACCAGCACGGCTTCGTGGAGTTCACGACGATCTTCCCGGGCTGGTACCAGGGCCGTGCCGTGCACATCCACACCAAGGTGCACGTCGGCGGGAAGATGACCGACGCCGGGTACGAGGGCGGCCACACCTGCCACACCGGCCAGTTCTTCTTCGACGAGTCCGCGGTCCTCGACTCCGCCGAGGAGGAGCCGTACTCGACGAGCACCACCACCCGGACCACCCTGACCGAGGACACCATCTACGACCGGAGCGGCGTGACGGGCGGGCTGCTGAAACTCTCGTACCGCAAGGGCAGGATGGCGCGCGGCGTGACCGGTTCGATCACGATGGGCGTCGACCCCGACGAGACCCACGACGGCACCGGCCTCTAG
- a CDS encoding sensor histidine kinase: MRIALVYGGVFLVLGTALLTTVNLASRAGTDSQARAIATSAAVAQPGFAVNGPLHARGRLGPPTVYDLTDDVSDAASKELLYWSAAALLVMTGCAVGVGWWTAGRVLRPVHAMTAKARRLSEHTLHERIASSGPDDELKELGETLDALLARLEKAFDSQRRFIANASHELRTPLATQRAAIQIGLDDPSPEDLVRTRQTLLDNNRRSERLIEGLLVLARSERGLAKSERAPVDLARVVGEEAARPLAATERSPASRPEITVAAEPCVVRGNRQLLAQLVANLLSNAVRYNVSGGRVQVSLAADGALVVRNTGPSVVEGDIAGFFQPFRRGEGRDRMGQGSGLGLSIVRSIALAHGGTATAVPGPEGGLAVTVRLPVDQSSATTPRAAVQAESPASTSR; encoded by the coding sequence ATGCGGATCGCCCTCGTCTACGGCGGGGTCTTCCTGGTGCTCGGCACGGCCCTGCTCACCACGGTCAACCTGGCCTCACGCGCCGGCACGGACTCGCAGGCGCGCGCCATCGCCACGTCGGCCGCGGTCGCCCAGCCAGGCTTCGCGGTCAACGGCCCCCTGCACGCACGGGGCCGCCTCGGACCGCCCACGGTCTACGACCTGACCGACGACGTCAGTGACGCCGCGAGCAAGGAGCTCCTGTACTGGTCGGCCGCCGCGCTGCTCGTCATGACAGGGTGCGCTGTCGGGGTGGGCTGGTGGACCGCGGGCCGGGTGCTGCGGCCCGTCCACGCGATGACCGCGAAGGCGCGACGGCTCTCCGAGCACACCCTGCACGAGCGGATCGCGTCCAGTGGTCCGGACGACGAACTGAAGGAGCTGGGAGAGACGCTCGACGCGCTGCTGGCCCGGCTGGAGAAGGCCTTCGACAGCCAGCGCCGCTTCATCGCCAACGCCTCGCACGAGCTGCGGACCCCGCTGGCGACCCAGCGGGCGGCGATCCAGATCGGGCTCGACGACCCGTCACCGGAGGACCTCGTACGCACCCGGCAGACGCTGCTGGACAACAACCGGCGCAGTGAGCGGCTCATCGAGGGCCTGCTGGTGCTGGCGCGCAGCGAACGGGGGCTCGCGAAGAGCGAGCGCGCGCCGGTGGACCTGGCGCGGGTGGTCGGTGAGGAGGCCGCCCGGCCCCTCGCGGCGACGGAGCGGTCACCTGCGTCCCGCCCGGAGATCACGGTCGCGGCCGAGCCCTGCGTCGTACGCGGGAACCGGCAGCTCCTCGCGCAACTGGTGGCGAACCTGCTGTCCAACGCTGTGCGTTACAACGTGTCCGGTGGCCGGGTGCAGGTGTCACTGGCGGCGGACGGGGCCCTGGTGGTCCGCAACACAGGTCCCTCGGTGGTGGAAGGGGACATCGCCGGGTTCTTCCAGCCCTTCCGGCGTGGGGAGGGGCGGGACCGGATGGGCCAGGGCTCGGGGCTCGGGCTGTCGATCGTGCGTTCCATCGCGTTGGCCCACGGCGGTACGGCCACGGCGGTGCCCGGCCCGGAGGGCGGGCTCGCCGTGACCGTACGGCTGCCGGTGGATCAGTCCTCCGCGACGACTCCGCGGGCGGCGGTCCAGGCGGAGAGCCCGGCGAGCACCTCCCGGTAG